CTGCTATTCCGGGAACGTGCCGCTTTCTTTGCTTTGCTGTACCTCAATGGGGATGCACTGCACATGCAAGAAGTCTTGGAGGGCTCTCATATTCCTCCAGACATGAGGCTGAAGTATAGGAAGTGGGTGAGTCCAGACAATATCCCTGAGGAATTTAAGGTCAGAGGTGTGAAGCCACTTAGGCCCACTGATTTTATAGCTGAAGTTTATGAGACAGTGAAAAGATTCTGTGAACCCAACCTGTGCCCACTGCTGGCTGAAGACTCTGTTGTTCACCAGCTGCCAGAATCTTTCATCCTGACCTGCGAGTACGATGTGCTGCGGGACGATGGCTTGTTGTACAAGAAGAGGCTGGAGGACAATGGGGTGCGAGTGACCTGGTACCACCTTGAAGATGGATTCCATGGAATCATAAGCCTATATGATTATTGTGGCTTCTCATTTCcatctgggaaaaagggattggacAGGGTTGTTAACTTCTTAAAAAGCTTATAGTAAACATCGTAGATTCCATGAGTCTGTTCATGCCTCAACCtaggaaaatatcttttttagGATATTTAATATCAGGTTATGGATAGTGAAGCAGGGGCTGCCATTAACAGTGATAAGGCTCATCAGAACCTCATTCCAGCTGTTAGTTGGAACATGGAATATGCAAACCTTATACAAGCTTGTACCATGCTGCAAGCCCTTATCTTTAGCTCTGCTAGTAAAGAACAATTCTTTGAATGGGCATCCTGGTTTGTTCcagttgtttaaaataaaatatatctgtGTGAAGAGAAGCTGTGTGTTAGCAGGTGTGTGTGAGCAGGTGTGAGAATAACGCCCAGCTGGCGTTAGTGGGTTATGAGCCACtgacaataaaataataaatatgatGACAATAAGGAAATACAATGCTGTGTCAAGTGTGGTCTCTGTCACTGTGGGCACAATAAACAAATGGTTCCATGGCCAACATCACCCGTGTTTCTCAGCACACAGGCAGGACTGGAGCCCCTTTCTACCCCAGTTTTAGCACTTGACTACTGGGTAATGTTTCGCCCACATAACTTGAAGGACAGTTCCATTAACCAGGGACAGGAGTGCTGGTGGCACAAACAAATATGATTGCATGACAAAAAGATGGGCAGGATTGGTGGAAAATTGGGCCCAAATACTCTACTATTGTTCTAGTTGGAAACTGACTGGAGAAGAGGACAAAGGAAAGATCAGGAGAGAAAGAAGGGGAAGGTCAGGAAGGTGAGGGCAGGAACAGAGCAGGTCAGAACCTGTGCTGTGGGGGTAGTACAGGGCTATAGCTGTCAGCTGGAGTCCAGCCTCAGCTCACAAGAATAATAGGAGGGAGAAGGATAAGCATCTTTCTCAGCCTGTATTAATTCATTCTGTTTATGACCTGCCTTTCCTCTTCTTAAGCCAGGGAAGAAGCAATGCCCGAGCACAGGTTGCATTGAGGGGTTCACACTGGATATAATACTGGCCAATTAAAAATGGCACTTAGGGCTGTCACTTGAGGCTGCTGTACCACTTAAACACAACTATACATCAATATAGACAATAATATTTACCAACATCATGTAAGACAGACTTCAGTAATCCTTCCAGAATTTAATACTTATTAAGACTTGGAGGGTCTTTAATAATCTGGATATTGGTCTCATTTGCTTGTAGAAACACGAGCATCTTTTCTAGCAGAGCTGTTTGATCGATTTCATGCCCTGCTTAAGAGCTCAGCAAAATTTTGTCATTAGACTTTTAACTTTGTCAAAACATGCCAGTTAGGTTCAATATTACAGCTGTTCAAGCAGATCCTCCTGACTGCTAAAATTGCTtcctttagattttttttcctggaaccAAATGCCAGACTGTGTTGCAGtctgctgcagcagaaataGAACAAAGAGAGAGGGGTAAATGGTTCATTCATCCTTTTCAGATGCTAGTTCCCATGGCAGGTGAAGATAGTTAACCAAATTAACCAAAACACAGATAATTTTCAACTGCAATACAGTATCTTTTATGTACACTACGGAACCAATCCAAAATTTTACAGTGGCTGATTTTACTAGTTGACTTTACCAGCTGAGGCAAAGAACACAGACTTCTTACCAAAAAGGCACTTGTGTAGATGAAGAAAGGAGCACTgggacagagctgctgtgatTACTGGGCTGCCTCAGCAATTCTGAGTGTTGTGTATCTCTCACATTTATAAATTCAGCAGCATCTCACACAGAACAGCCTCATCTGCTTGCCAGCTCACAGACCAAACACCAAGGAGAACCACGATGGGGAAATTTGAGgtaaagaacagaaaattccAGTGTGGGGCTGTGGTGCCTGTACATTCCAGGCAGCGATGATCTGTGACTAATACTTAAATCCTATTTTATATATCCTTAAACAACTGTATGTGTAAAGGAAGGCACTGTAGTTCTCTGGCCATTCAAAGGCCCCAGAGCTCCCCTGTAGGTTGGATTCCAGTGGGAATCCTTCTTGAGGCAGGCAACCAGCACATGCTGCTTGGGACTCCCTGGGTGTTTCCCAGTCTGTGCCTTGGGGGTGACCAGGGCACATGAAGAAAACCAGTGTACTACTCCCACCTGGGACTGGGTATTGAGTCTTCAGGGCATTCCCTGGGCTCTAATAGCAGCTTGCTGGTAAAATTGGATTATTTTAATCAGCACACCTCCAATTCATATAAACAAGCTGCAATTAAATAAGGCTCAGATCTTTTACAATACTTTTCCCACAAGCATCATCTGCTAGAATGTCCCTTCCAACAAGGTGCCTCTCCACTCCCAAGTATTGTTGTCATTCTCTTTAGACAGGCAGCTGGAAGGCTGGATATGCAATGCTGCTGCACAAAACCCTTAAGCAGCACAAGACAATCAGCTTTTCATTTCCAGCCTTCTTAAATGTGTCTGCAAATCTGTGATGCAAGTGTTGAAATCAGACTGATCAGATCTCATGACATACAGATGCAGTTGCTTAAGTTAAGTGGAAATTCACTTGAAATGCAAATGCCTTTATTTTCAGGGATTAAATTATAAGTAACATAAAGACTGACAAAGGTTTGTGATATCAGTGGCAAAAATGCTGACTGACTCAAAACCACACTAAGCCATCTGAATGCTGCGCACAACAGCATCATGTGCATCTCATTTCAGGGCCTGCCACTGCAGCACTTTTCATCCATCACGAGGAAGCAAGAAGCCAAAATTTAGTGTCAGAGTGTGCTGAGAACTGCAATGGACACAGCTAcaacctgtgctgcctcccTTCTGCAGCTGGAGTGCAAGTTGGCCTGGATTGCTCAGAAATCTGATTTCCCCATTCTTGGTAGTTCTTGGCATTGTTAATTCAATGAAATGGAACATGGTGCACTGGTCAATATATAGATTTAGAGATAGGAACCTCCTTCTATTTAAATTCTGGAAGTGGATCTTGTGGTGACTTTTGGCTACTTTTTTACCCAGAAAGTACCTTAATTTTTTGGATTAATAAAGTGCAAGTGTTATTCATACAACAATCCTTATTCACCACAGGAAGCAGTGAAGGAGAGTGTCAATGAAGAGATTTCTCTCCCCTATCCAATATCAGTTGAAAACAAGGAGAACTGTGGGATACAACTAGCAGGAGAATTCATGGAGTATTATTATCTTTTTGAATTTTTAAGTAAAAGGTTACCTGTGCTAACTTTTCAAATATCTACCAGAGAGGCTCTGAAGAATCAGGACTCATGATTGATTACAGGACTGCATCTGTCAGTGTCTAACAGTGATTTCCTCTTCCAGAGTGGACACACATGTCCTGAAACAAAAAGATCCATTTTGTCCTTAATCTGCTGTCAAAATAGTACATTCCCTGTGACAACTGTAGAATAAAAACACCGGGACCAAAGATTTAATGATATAATTTCTAACATTTAATCTTGTCTCAGAACAACCCACTCTCTACGGCCATCTTGAAGACCTGATGAAAAACCACACTAGAAAGAAGTTGAGTGATGTCCAGTGTCTGCCCAATTTCCTGTGAAAGGCCAACAATTTCTGCTTTTGCTACTTGTCAGCTGACACAACCAACCAAAACTCATGACTTCCCAACCAGGGATATCTTCCCCAAAGTGTTGGTAGAATCCTGGACTTTGAAGAGGGGCAGAATATCTGCAAACTGTTGGGCAACTGGTGAGAGccagagaagctggggatgCCCCTGTGTAAACTGCTTAGGGTGATCTTAAGCACTGCTTAATATAGCTTGTTTCTTGTGGGAGCTGCTCCGTGCAGAAGGAGTGAGAATTAGGTTATACAGGCACACAGCTTTAGACCAGCTAGAACAAGTTGCTGGGTTACATCCTGACCTGCAGCTGGCCAGGACTATTTCTGAAGATATTAAATCACAAGTTTACAAAACAAATTTTTCATCTCTTAGTTTTTAGTCAAAAAATAGGTGCAGTATAAAAAACAACCAAGCCAAAACACAAAACAAGTGGGACAGAACTTGAAAGGACTTAAAACTCTCAATTGCTTTGCcctctgtttttatttttacacagcTTGCTATGTGTTTCTTtgaagaaagaggagaaaagaaccTTGTGTTATTCTATAGTATGTCTGAAACATCTAAGAATAAAGGAAATGTAGGAAACAGCTGCACGTCCAAGGACAAGGTGAAGCAAGGTTCCTCTCCATGCAGGAAGCAGGCAGACCTTGATTACCCTTGGCTTTACATGGGAAAAGCACTTAATGGCAGATAAGCTGCAAAGCAAACTACTTTAGCTGACCTTGCATTACCAGATTGCAAACCTGGAAGAAATAACTCTGAGAGGGCTTTCCACTGCTGGATAGGCCACCCTGAGACTTTGTTCCTATATAGGAAGTGCTGGTAACAAGTCCAATTTCTTATTGCTCCAATGTGCAACTTTGGCATTTAAATCACATTTGGCCCAGAGCAGAGATCTGCAAAGCTCAGCTGCACTTGGTCTGAGGCTCAACAATAAACCTGCAGCAAGTTAAAGGCTTACATTCAATATATCTGGAATTAATTTAATGCAGTTCATTTTTGCTCAAGATTAGcaatattataattatttttaggaACAGATAAAGCATACACCATAGTCTTGGCATGGGCAAGCCCCTGGCCATGGTTTGGGTGGGAGTTTTACCTCTGCAACATTTTAGTCGCTGTGATTTAGATTTGTGTTTTCAAGGCTGAGTTTTCAAGGACATTGACGACTCAGACGTGCAGAGCAACAGTGGCACCTATTGGCAAAGGGACTATGGCTCTGTGAGGCACCCAAAATCATCTGGGGACAGCCACTCAGCTGAATGCAGGAACCAGAAAGCAACGTCCTTGATGAAATCTTTCAGAGATGCAAGAACCCTGGTAATTGGATTAGCAttatatgggtttttttgggctTCAAAGCCCCGGGGAGATCAAAggcaattagaaaaaaaatgaaagcaaaataggTGAAAGTCACTGAATCACAGTAAGCTATTAGTGCTGTGCTATTAAACACATTCTCTTGAAAAAAACATCTCTAAGATAATCCATAAAGAATGAATTACAATGGAATGAAAACTGGTGGATACAGAAATTGTTGTATACACAAGGAAGTCCTCCATATTAATTTTATTGCCAACATAGCtattaaaagtgtatttttctgtttgttcctACCTGGTGATATTTTTTGTGACAGTACCAATCATGCCTGCATCTCTACAGCACAGATAATATTATCTGTGAGCCCAGATAATATCTAGAATACAGCTTAGAAAATTATACAAAGGTAGCCTTAATTTCACACAGCTCTAATCAGTTTGCTTTAAAATCTGCTCATCAATTATTCATAATTATCAAATATTTATAACAAATGAAACATTCATGTTTATCATCTACTgcacttttaaaagcaaagctcATATATAGAAAAAATGACTGGCTTGATGTACAGGGAATTACGGAGATGCACAAGAACCACCTATGAAATTTGTATGAAAACATTAATTCCAAAGTCTGAGAGCTCCCCAGCCATGAGTCTGATCTGTTTTTACAGAGCCATTTAGAATTAAATATACAACCAGAACACCTAGAGGGGGAGCCCAAGGTAACCTGGTGAAATGTGCTCTGGTAGAGAGCTTCTTAAACAGGAGCTTCTTAAACTGCTCCACCAGACAGGTCAGATGGGATTAGTGATACCCAGCACCAAAATATCTCCTTTGATCTGTTTAACTTATCAGCTGTTTTCACCTGCAAATTTAGGCCTTCCTCACAGGTGCCCAGCCAGCTTTGTGgtgagcccagctcagctgaacTCCTGGCAGAATGAGTCCAGGCCTGAGCTCAGTGATGGTGGAACCAAACACCAGTCagcccaaaacaaaacctgaatGTATCTTTGTCTCAAATATTCCACACGACAAAATTTTAGACAGAATGCCTCTGATAATTAAggttttccccttcttttttttttttcctacaaaatatAGCTGACCTGAATTATTCCAGACAAAACCCCCCCGAACTGCCTGAGCCATAGCTGAAAGCAATGCTGCAAACACACAGCTGCACCAAGGATATCTCATTTATATTTCCTTTCTGTCCATTGTGAATGGGTCACAATCCCAGGTTCTGGGCCTGCATGTCTGGCTTGTGCCCATTGGCAGATATAAGAGTGGACATGATTGTTCCCAAGTTCTTCACTGCATTTGGCAGAAGTCAGTGGAGGTAGGAATggcagataaaaataaaagattccTACACCCATAGCTTAGAGACACTAATTCTTGCTGAGGGAAACAGTGCTGTTTAATCAGTGACAAGAATGCTGTGCTAGAGGCTAAAAAATAAATACCCTTGTTGTGTCTAACACAAcatttcccagctccctctAATCTTCAGAAATTACAACGACTTTTATTCACAATAAACCCACTGACATAGAGGTTATTTTGCCTGTGCTTCAAGAACACATAAATCTGAAAGAATTAAATGTTCACAGCCGCCACAGAAAAGAGGTGAGAAAATGTGAAATTTCATCATTGCAAGTCTGCAATAACTCAGAAATCCATTTATtagcaaataaaaaattcagCCAAATCATGAAAATGTACAACAGAAATTCTAGGCTCTACAGTAATATGTTCATTTTTCAGGAAGAGAAGTTATTAATGAAGAAAGTAGCATAACCTTATAAAGAAAAGAGACAATTTGACACATAGACCTGGTGATAAAACCTCTTGAATTGAGGATGTATCAGACTTATCCAAGCTTGTTTTGAGAAATTTATTTTAGTCTCAGGGTCTCGTGGTAACTTGTGTCTCAAAAGCAAGAGAGCACCAGGCTCTTCAAATTTTTGTGGAGCAAATAGATGTTTGGATACAACTCTCTGTTATGAGAATGTTCCAGACAGTCTTGATTGCAGGAGATCAGCCTTGTGTTTGAATGTCGGTGACATTAAAGAGGCAGCATGGTGGCTGGAATTGATGTAGATCTCTCAAAGCCAGTATATCTCTTGCCTCAAAGGAGATGAGTGCCAGCCTGGATGAGCTGTGTAAACAAGTGTTttggtttgaacagacaggtgtctgctaagaaaggcaggagcctctcttgaaatggaaaatgtaaaccccctccctttgaattattataattttgacattaaggggctctcaggcaaagatatgggagcaggaataacagttctttactaggaaaattaaaaatacaaatgcaatag
Above is a genomic segment from Anomalospiza imberbis isolate Cuckoo-Finch-1a 21T00152 chromosome 23, ASM3175350v1, whole genome shotgun sequence containing:
- the CFAP107 gene encoding LOW QUALITY PROTEIN: cilia- and flagella-associated protein 107 (The sequence of the model RefSeq protein was modified relative to this genomic sequence to represent the inferred CDS: inserted 5 bases in 5 codons; substituted 2 bases at 2 genomic stop codons) is translated as MIAXQKDGQDWWKIGPKYSTIVLVGNXLEKRTKERSGEKEGEGQEVCALGVTRAHEENQCTTPTWDWGLPLQHXFIHHEEARSQNLVSECAENCNGHSYXPVLPPFCSWSXKLAWIAQKSDFPILVMSSVCPISCERPTISAFATCQLTQPTKTHDFXNQGYLPQSVGRILDFEEGQXYLQTVGQLVRAREAGDAPV